The stretch of DNA GCGCTTGTCCTTTTCCAGCAGCACCGCGATGACCGGGATTTCCTTTTCCTTAGCGGCCGCCATCAGCTCGTCCACGCGCGCCACTTCCTGGTCGAGGGTGATGCCCGTCGCGCCCAGGCCCTTGTCCGTGGAGCCGATCACGATCACGATCGCGCCGTACTCGCGCTCTTCGAGGTCCTTGGCGTAGGGGACGTCCACGTAGTAGTAATCCGAATCCTCCGTGAGCGTGCCAGCGCGGCTGACGAGCAGACGGCCCATCTTGCCGCCCGGGCCCTGGCCCGCGTTGGTGATCATAAAGGGCGTCTTGATTTCCATGACCGGGTCGCCGGACATTTCCGCCGACGCGAACAGCGGCAGGGACAGGACAAGGCACAGAACCAGAATACTGCTAAGAATGCGCTTCATTATTAATGCTCCTTTTCTTCACACAGGCCCCCGCAAGGCCGCCTTCCATGCGCCTGGCATGGCCGGCCCGCGGGCGCGGGATTTTTCGCGGGCAAACAAAAAGGGACCGCTGTCCAATCCAGCCGGATGAG from Beduinella massiliensis encodes:
- a CDS encoding DUF6305 family protein — translated: MKRILSSILVLCLVLSLPLFASAEMSGDPVMEIKTPFMITNAGQGPGGKMGRLLVSRAGTLTEDSDYYYVDVPYAKDLEEREYGAIVIVIGSTDKGLGATGITLDQEVARVDELMAAAKEKEIPVIAVLLEKDKRSTIPTNANERCIDAVCPFSSWMIVVADGNTDGRFDALKEQYGIPLTILDGSMDFIELAKAACAKE